In a single window of the Methanolobus psychrophilus R15 genome:
- a CDS encoding DNA methylase N-4/N-6 domain protein: MRDTYYNMDCIAGAKAYIPDAVVDLVITDPPFAIEGDQLHKLYNRKEEHVVQGYVEVSRENYRDFSFRWVEQAKRILKDTGSMYIVSGWTNLLDILLAIEQNGLELINHIIWKYNFGVSTKHKFVTSHYHILYCRKKDGAEAKFNPYCRFGAAEKDSEGSSMLYCDLEDVWTIGRDFKKGRTKNRNELPVELLRKMILYSSDEDDLICDFFLGSFSTAKVALSLGRYSTGFEINRTAYEHQIEHINNIQRGWMLEGLRSNGGNPHFNQRKRWTKEETGSVMERYHHIKRTGVTDRQAYSILSQEFGRGYFSMMNIVKKSKL, from the coding sequence ATGAGAGACACATACTACAACATGGACTGCATCGCCGGCGCAAAAGCTTATATTCCGGATGCAGTGGTGGACCTTGTCATCACGGACCCGCCTTTTGCCATAGAGGGCGATCAGCTACACAAGCTCTATAACCGCAAGGAGGAACATGTTGTGCAGGGTTATGTGGAGGTCTCAAGAGAGAATTACAGGGATTTCTCTTTCAGGTGGGTAGAGCAGGCAAAAAGGATTCTGAAAGACACAGGTTCCATGTATATCGTTTCAGGGTGGACCAACCTGCTGGATATCCTGCTTGCCATTGAACAGAACGGCCTTGAACTCATCAATCACATCATCTGGAAATACAACTTCGGGGTAAGCACCAAGCACAAATTCGTGACTTCCCACTATCATATCCTCTACTGCCGGAAAAAGGACGGTGCAGAAGCCAAGTTCAATCCTTACTGCCGTTTCGGTGCCGCGGAAAAGGATTCGGAGGGTTCATCCATGCTCTACTGTGATCTTGAGGATGTATGGACCATCGGTCGGGATTTCAAAAAAGGCAGGACAAAGAACAGGAATGAACTGCCTGTTGAACTGCTTAGGAAAATGATCCTTTATTCCTCGGACGAAGATGACCTTATATGCGACTTCTTCCTGGGAAGCTTTTCCACCGCAAAGGTCGCCCTTTCCCTTGGCAGGTACTCCACAGGTTTTGAAATAAACAGAACAGCATATGAGCACCAGATCGAGCACATCAATAACATACAGCGCGGATGGATGCTGGAGGGCCTGCGGTCCAATGGCGGCAATCCGCATTTCAACCAGAGGAAACGCTGGACAAAAGAAGAGACTGGCAGCGTAATGGAACGCTATCATCACATAAAGCGCACCGGAGTCACCGACAGACAGGCTTATTCCATTCTGTCACAGGAATTTGGCCGGGGTTACTTCTCAATGATGAATATTGTAAAAAAGAGCAAGCTATAG